From the genome of Thauera chlorobenzoica:
GGCGAGCCCGAACAGCGAGGTCGAAAAGCTCGTCGCCATCCCGCCCAGCGGTTCGTCGAGCTTGGTCTTGAGCGCCTCGAACATCGCCACCGGGTCGCTGCCCACGCTCATCCCGCCGATGATGTCGCCGATCGAGCGGATCGTTGTCAGCAGGCCCCAGAAGGTGCCGAGCAGGCCGAGAAAGATCAGCAGCCCGATCAGGTAGCGCGACAGGTCGCGCTGTTCTTCGAGGCGGATCTGCACGCTGTCGAGGATCGAGCGCATCGACGCCGGCGACAGGTGGAACTTGCCGCGCTCGCGGCTCGACAGCAGGCGCGCCATCGGTGCCAGCAGCACCGGCCGGGACAGGCCGGCCTGTGCACCATCGCTGTACTGGAAATCTTCGATCCACAGCACTTCGCGCTGCAGCCGCCAGACCTGGCGCAGGTTCACCGCGATCCCGACCGCAAGCACGAACAGGATCAGGCCGTTGAAGGCGATGTTGGCGGCGAAGGCGTGCTTGAGCTGGGGCACCAGCACGGCGGCCACCAGGGCGACCAGGGCGAGGAAAAGACCCATCCAGGTGGTGACGTGGACGGGCTTGGTAAACGTCTTCAACGTCTGCTGTTCCAGGGGCATGTGTTCACCGTCGATCGTTCGCGGGGGCGGGCCGTCGTCGCTGCAGCCCGAGGGCCATGGTACCCGCAGCAGGGGAGAATGTGGCCGCGGCGGGTGTTGTATTCATGACGCGAGAAGCGGCCCGGCGCGGTCGGCGGCTTCTCTCCGCCGGGGGCATGCCCCTACAATGGACAAGGTCTGGGAGCGGTTGCAGCCTGGACGGCGCGAACAGGTCCGTCAGCCACAGGAGGCGCGCGAAGCGATGGAACAGCATGTTGCGATTTCCGGCGTGCCCTCCGGCACGACTCCCGGCCCGGAGCCGGCAGTCGATGCCGGCGTCGCCAGCTATACCAGCCCGGAGATCCGCCGCGTGCTCGCCAACATGCGCGTGCTGGTCGCCCTCTTCGCCGCCGTCGAAGTCTCGTCCTTGTCTTCATCCTTGTCCGCCACCGGCCGCGTCGGGGCGATGGCCTACGCCGTGCTCGGCTACGCCGCCTACGCCGGCTGGCTGTGCTGGATCGAGTTCCGCGGCGACCGCCTGTTGTGGCCCCGGCTCACCGCCTGGGTCGACGTCGCCTGGATCCTGGTTTTCGCCTGGCTGGCGGCGATGCACAGCAGCCTGCTGATGCTGCTCTTCTTCCCGGTGCTGTTCGCCGCGGTGAGCTTCGGCTTCCTGTCCGGCTTGCTGGTGTCGCTGATCGCCGCCGCGCTCACCGCGGCCCAGGTGATGGTCCGGGTGCAGGACGGTGTGGCCGCCCTCCCCGAAGCGATGCTGCCGCCCGTGCTGATCCTCGTGTTCGGCCCGGTGGTCGCCGCGCTCGCCTGCGTCGGCATGCGCATCAACGAGCAGATGACGATCGCCGAACGCCTGCTCGCGCTGCTCGACCCGCGCCTGGGGGTGGCGCGCATGGCGGATACCCTGCTGCGCACTCTCGCGCCGCGCTTCGCCGCCGACCGCGGCTGGCTGCTGATCTGGCTGCCGGGCAGCGAAGCGCGCCTGTTCCGGGTCGGTGCCGACGGCGCCTGCGCCGAGCTGCACGGCGAACTGCGTGCCACCCTGATCGATGCGCTCGGCCGTTTGCCCGCTACGGTCGCCGCCGCCCACCAGCGCACGGCGAGGCCGCGACGGTGGTGTTTCGCCGCCCACGTCGGGCTGGAACTCGCGCGCCGCCGGGCGAGCGGCGCCGCGCGCGTCCCGATGCAGCAGCTGGCCGAACTGCTCGAAGCCCGCTCGCTGCTCGCGCTGCCGATCTGCCGGCGCTCCCCGCATCCGAACTGGCTGGTGCTCGACTCGCGGCGCCGGCGCTACCGCAGCCGCGACCTCGAGCTGCTGTCGGCGGTGATGGATCCGCTGGGCCCCCTGATCGAAAACGCCGGTCTGCTCGAATGCCTCGCCGACGAGGCGATGGCCACCGAACGCGCCCGCATCGGCCGTGACCTGCACGACACCGCGATCCAGCCTTACCTGGGCCTCAAGTACGGCATCGAAGCGCTCGCCCGCAAGGCCGCGCCCGACAACCCGCTGCGGGCCGACATCCTGACGCTGCAGGAGGTCACCGTCGGCGAATTGCACAGCCTGCGCGAGCTGGTCAGCGGCATGCGCAGCGGCACGAGCGCCGCCGACAACGCCCTGGCGCCGGCGCTGCAGCGCCAGGCCAGTCGCTTCACCGAATTGTTCGGCCTCGATGTCGTGGTACGCTGCGACGCCGGACTGTCGATCGGCCGCCGCCTCGCCGCGGCGATCTTCCCCATCGTCGGCGAGGCGCTCACCAACATCCGCCGCCACACCGGCGCCACCGCCGCGCAGATCATCGTCCACGACCACCCCCAGACCTGCGAGCTGCAGATCCGCAACGCCCACGACCCCGCCGCCGCACCGGCTGCCTTCATGCCGCGCTCGATCGCCGAGCGGGTGCACGCCCTCCACGGCAGCGTCCGCGTCGAACTGCAGCAGGCGGGGTTCACCGATCTCATCATCTCCATCCCGAAGGGCCCCGCGGCCCGAGCGAGTGCACCATGACGACATGTACCACGAACACGATCGGCGTCTTCCTGGTCGATGACCATCGCGCCACGCTGTGGGGGCTGGAGCGCCTCATCGACAGCGCCTCCGACCGCATGCGCCTGCTCGGCAGCGCCACCAGCATCGACGAGCTGCTCGCCACGCCGGCCGCCTTCGAGGCCGACGTGCTCGTGCTCGACCTCGACCTCGGCGGCGTCGATGCCAGCCTCGCGCTGCCCGAACTGGGGCAGCGGCTACGCGCCCGCATCCTGGTGCTCACCGGTTACCGCGACCACGACGCCCAGTGCCGCGCCGTCGCTGCCGGCGCGCGCGGTGTGGTGCGCAAGGAAGAATCGGTCGAGCAGCTGCTGCGCGCGATCGAGCAGGTCCACGCCGGCGACATCTGGGTCAACCGTGGCATGATCGACGACATCATGGGCCTGCTCAAGGGCCAGCGCGCCGAGCACGACGAGCAGGACGCCCGCATCGCCGGCCTGACCCAGAAGGAAACCGAAGTCGTCGCTGCCGTGCTCCGCCACCGCGGCGCCAAGAGCCTGGTGATCGCCGAAAGCCTCGGCATCAGCGAGCACACCCTGCGCAATCACCTCACCACCATCTACCACAAGCTCGGCGTCCATGGCCGGCTCGAACTCTACGTCTACGCCAAGGAACATCAGATCGGCGCCGCCAACCACTGAGCGGTGCGGCATGGGTGGGCGCTGATAATCCCCGCACTGTCGGATTCTGCGGCGGGGGCGCTGACCATACCTGCCGGCACCCGTCTGGATGTTTTCTGTTAATGCAAATATCATTACGCGCACCCTCATCCGAACGG
Proteins encoded in this window:
- a CDS encoding flagellar motor protein MotA, with the protein product MPLEQQTLKTFTKPVHVTTWMGLFLALVALVAAVLVPQLKHAFAANIAFNGLILFVLAVGIAVNLRQVWRLQREVLWIEDFQYSDGAQAGLSRPVLLAPMARLLSSRERGKFHLSPASMRSILDSVQIRLEEQRDLSRYLIGLLIFLGLLGTFWGLLTTIRSIGDIIGGMSVGSDPVAMFEALKTKLDEPLGGMATSFSTSLFGLAGSLIVGFLDLQSGHAQNRFYNELEEWLSHITRLPSGMGIEGEGSVPAYVQALLEQTAESLDRMQRTAAESERERRATADQLGELNGQLTRLADLIARESRDLSALSSAQDDLHGLIRQLAHAPAQGAQSTAQFSEELRNELRLMSRTIAAALGGHKAD
- a CDS encoding sensor histidine kinase — its product is MEQHVAISGVPSGTTPGPEPAVDAGVASYTSPEIRRVLANMRVLVALFAAVEVSSLSSSLSATGRVGAMAYAVLGYAAYAGWLCWIEFRGDRLLWPRLTAWVDVAWILVFAWLAAMHSSLLMLLFFPVLFAAVSFGFLSGLLVSLIAAALTAAQVMVRVQDGVAALPEAMLPPVLILVFGPVVAALACVGMRINEQMTIAERLLALLDPRLGVARMADTLLRTLAPRFAADRGWLLIWLPGSEARLFRVGADGACAELHGELRATLIDALGRLPATVAAAHQRTARPRRWCFAAHVGLELARRRASGAARVPMQQLAELLEARSLLALPICRRSPHPNWLVLDSRRRRYRSRDLELLSAVMDPLGPLIENAGLLECLADEAMATERARIGRDLHDTAIQPYLGLKYGIEALARKAAPDNPLRADILTLQEVTVGELHSLRELVSGMRSGTSAADNALAPALQRQASRFTELFGLDVVVRCDAGLSIGRRLAAAIFPIVGEALTNIRRHTGATAAQIIVHDHPQTCELQIRNAHDPAAAPAAFMPRSIAERVHALHGSVRVELQQAGFTDLIISIPKGPAARASAP
- a CDS encoding response regulator transcription factor — protein: MTTCTTNTIGVFLVDDHRATLWGLERLIDSASDRMRLLGSATSIDELLATPAAFEADVLVLDLDLGGVDASLALPELGQRLRARILVLTGYRDHDAQCRAVAAGARGVVRKEESVEQLLRAIEQVHAGDIWVNRGMIDDIMGLLKGQRAEHDEQDARIAGLTQKETEVVAAVLRHRGAKSLVIAESLGISEHTLRNHLTTIYHKLGVHGRLELYVYAKEHQIGAANH